A genomic region of Mesobacillus jeotgali contains the following coding sequences:
- a CDS encoding ornithine cyclodeaminase family protein produces the protein MLILNEQLIQSIYKIEDAIRDVEAMLVAIHEGRVENPHRTVLNVPERKGSVLYMPSSDGTSMAATKIVSIFPDNSSADLPTTQGAILLTELQTGRHISLLSASYLTRLRTGALSAISARHLARPDSQVLTVIGTGGMAFEQVLGIVNVLPIQDIYLINRSIDKTYTFGEKLKEAGITAKIHTGVDRNEAVAQSDVICCATRSTEEVFDADYVKAGTHIIGVGSYLPEMREIPLGAIERAALIYGDDYEGMKAEAGEFIDAVERGKWSFEQLSGTLAELHVSQVEREVEDITIFKSVGAAHFDLAVAKGVFEKAEGMDEGEKILL, from the coding sequence ATGCTTATACTGAACGAACAACTAATCCAATCCATCTATAAAATCGAAGACGCCATTCGAGATGTCGAAGCCATGTTGGTGGCCATACACGAAGGGCGTGTTGAAAACCCTCATCGGACGGTACTGAATGTCCCCGAACGCAAAGGATCAGTACTCTATATGCCAAGCTCGGATGGAACATCCATGGCAGCGACCAAAATTGTCTCGATTTTTCCTGATAACAGCTCAGCCGATCTTCCGACCACACAAGGAGCCATCTTACTCACAGAACTTCAAACAGGAAGACATATAAGCCTACTGTCCGCTTCTTACCTGACACGATTGAGAACCGGCGCATTAAGTGCCATCTCAGCCCGCCACCTCGCCAGGCCCGACAGCCAAGTCCTGACCGTCATCGGCACAGGCGGAATGGCGTTCGAGCAAGTGCTGGGAATCGTGAACGTGCTGCCGATTCAAGACATCTATTTAATCAACCGTTCTATCGATAAAACATACACATTCGGTGAAAAGCTCAAAGAGGCAGGTATTACCGCTAAGATACATACCGGAGTCGACCGGAACGAAGCCGTCGCCCAGTCCGACGTCATTTGCTGCGCAACCCGGTCAACTGAAGAAGTATTCGATGCGGATTATGTAAAAGCAGGGACCCATATCATAGGCGTGGGCAGTTACTTACCCGAAATGCGTGAAATCCCGTTAGGTGCGATTGAAAGAGCAGCGTTGATCTATGGGGATGATTACGAGGGAATGAAAGCCGAAGCTGGGGAATTCATTGATGCAGTGGAACGTGGGAAGTGGTCATTTGAACAGCTTTCTGGTACATTGGCTGAACTTCATGTGAGTCAGGTGGAACGTGAGGTTGAGGATATTACTATTTTCAAATCAGTTGGAGCGGCACATTTTGATTTGGCTGTGGCGAAGGGAGTTTTTGAGAAGGCGGAGGGAATGGATGAGGGTGAAAAGATTCTTCTTTAG
- a CDS encoding N-6 DNA methylase, whose amino-acid sequence MPSGKIAVNENENNIIQYLHDIGCASVRAKVDINIRNRRARADFVGFIIDENGKSVPKVVVEVKTKPDPTIQQQLYEYAKVLDCPYVLLVINKDKYWFDGKTLLPILEAPTFESKSRYIEDGKEIKNKLSYSLGLILDGNKGKLISLPKALAFFSSGLLIRAFLEESEEHDISEWLKIETERQYRDLFYQAITFFGLGEGLSIEELPITIEQWITQLIEIPPFHRSLSEAVLSLIHDLLAREGRNGEYVSPQHIRNTFKDIIGGLNVSGEKAIDLAVGYSSISFDIYANDLIDVKSFEGYEIVSEVCMISQVISIISGFRHLKYVCADSLLLEGIEHEGEYSLVVIDPPLGGKTRDNVEYNKFELRNRSLNVRISDLMIEQGLILARPGGYIVTLVPEGTLFSSGSSGFIREMIKEFAIVEGIISLPAHTMKPFASVKVSILILRKKKEVTETAKELFLGNPKSVEDIPDIIKNFHNWRRKEVEEV is encoded by the coding sequence ATGCCTAGTGGAAAAATTGCGGTAAATGAAAATGAAAATAATATTATTCAATATTTACATGATATTGGTTGTGCGAGTGTAAGAGCGAAAGTTGATATAAACATAAGAAATCGAAGGGCACGTGCAGACTTTGTTGGATTTATTATTGATGAAAATGGGAAATCTGTTCCAAAAGTAGTAGTTGAAGTAAAGACTAAACCTGATCCAACAATACAGCAGCAATTATATGAATATGCAAAGGTGCTGGATTGTCCTTATGTTTTGTTAGTCATAAATAAAGATAAATATTGGTTTGATGGTAAAACGTTACTTCCAATACTAGAAGCGCCAACATTTGAAAGTAAATCGAGATATATAGAAGATGGTAAAGAGATAAAGAATAAATTAAGCTACTCGTTAGGGTTAATATTAGATGGTAATAAAGGTAAACTTATTAGTTTACCGAAGGCATTAGCCTTTTTCTCCTCAGGTTTGTTAATTAGAGCTTTTTTAGAGGAATCGGAGGAACATGATATTTCTGAATGGCTTAAAATAGAAACGGAAAGGCAATATAGAGACCTTTTTTATCAAGCAATAACCTTTTTTGGTTTAGGAGAAGGTCTATCAATTGAAGAATTGCCAATTACAATTGAACAATGGATCACGCAGTTGATTGAAATCCCACCATTCCATCGGTCATTAAGTGAAGCAGTACTATCACTTATACATGATTTATTAGCTAGAGAAGGTAGAAACGGAGAATATGTTTCACCGCAACACATCCGTAATACTTTCAAAGACATTATTGGTGGACTTAATGTTAGTGGAGAGAAGGCAATAGATTTAGCAGTGGGTTATTCATCTATTTCTTTTGATATATATGCAAATGATTTGATTGATGTTAAGTCCTTTGAGGGATATGAAATTGTTTCAGAAGTTTGCATGATTTCCCAAGTTATTTCTATTATTAGTGGTTTTAGACATTTAAAGTATGTATGTGCTGACTCTTTATTACTTGAAGGAATTGAACACGAAGGGGAATATTCATTAGTAGTAATTGATCCCCCACTTGGTGGTAAGACGAGAGACAATGTTGAGTACAATAAGTTTGAACTTAGAAACCGTTCTCTCAATGTAAGAATTTCTGATTTAATGATTGAACAAGGATTAATCTTAGCGAGACCAGGGGGATATATTGTTACTCTAGTTCCTGAAGGAACGCTATTTTCCTCTGGTTCAAGTGGTTTTATTAGAGAAATGATAAAAGAGTTTGCAATTGTTGAAGGAATTATCAGCCTTCCTGCACATACAATGAAGCCGTTTGCTAGTGTGAAAGTAAGTATTCTTATTTTACGTAAAAAGAAGGAAGTTACAGAAACTGCTAAGGAATTATTTTTGGGAAATCCAAAGAGTGTGGAAGATATTCCTGACATAATCAAGAATTTCCATAATTGGCGACGTAAAGAGGTTGAGGAAGTGTGA
- a CDS encoding restriction endonuclease subunit S — MRNHYLVPYKFLDRTDSWTVENLMFENNQEEERTPLNNLVTFNKERINTQNIDHHRDYPYIEIKSIELETGGILPTFIKGADLPTRAKLIGRTGDILLSIVRPERGIIAIVPSSLDGCVVSNTFVVLTPKKISSEYIYLLLKDNDVRQEFSLMARGTTTPTLGIKELKNYSLPLNKVPMYMEKTAKELYGEWRKRGIESRSLKEIVEDIFVKELLEAEIIDEEYTQSSYLTLPYENLVDRWDVKYHINHSTRKVLWDVPTYRVGDLGELQIGIPISAKSEKKGGLPYIRVQDLDDESLYVLNEELVYIVDESVEEKLSKAILVRDNILISRIGNFGRSALVQQELDGAVANHNLAILRLKEGEILPKFLAYFLKTKWAKQQFSTYATGLVLQANFLKELTIPVPSLEQQQLIVEFIEQKISANRIDELEKETLRFKHQIECVEKVYKSFIRGDKRGVVQLATGAGKTSIITALIRRLIELKQVKRVLYLADRRILAEQFRQAFKEKSINFPCYSIKLDNVKSDNGVWIGVINEVNQISNETFDLIILDGFSPAWSKFHNEETKGYVLGITSTTPNFLQDYNEGAHSWKHDEPLYVYTFNQAILDNLNIGMKNEQEQKE; from the coding sequence GTGAGAAATCATTATCTTGTTCCTTATAAATTTTTGGATAGAACGGACAGTTGGACAGTTGAAAATCTAATGTTTGAAAATAATCAAGAAGAAGAGCGAACACCACTGAATAATCTTGTGACATTTAACAAAGAACGTATTAATACCCAAAATATAGATCACCATAGGGACTATCCTTACATTGAAATAAAATCAATAGAATTAGAAACTGGAGGTATTCTTCCAACATTCATCAAAGGTGCTGATCTTCCAACTCGTGCAAAACTGATAGGTCGAACAGGTGATATACTTCTATCAATTGTTAGACCAGAACGTGGGATTATAGCAATTGTCCCTTCAAGTCTTGATGGATGTGTTGTATCGAATACTTTTGTTGTCCTTACACCCAAAAAAATAAGCTCTGAATATATTTATCTGTTACTAAAAGATAATGATGTCCGACAAGAATTCAGTTTGATGGCAAGAGGGACAACAACCCCGACTTTAGGAATAAAAGAATTAAAAAACTATTCCTTACCACTAAATAAAGTTCCAATGTATATGGAAAAAACGGCAAAAGAGCTTTATGGGGAATGGAGAAAACGTGGGATTGAAAGTAGGTCACTTAAGGAAATTGTTGAAGATATATTTGTAAAGGAATTATTAGAGGCTGAGATTATAGATGAAGAGTATACTCAAAGCTCATACCTTACTTTACCTTATGAGAATTTGGTTGACCGTTGGGATGTAAAATACCATATTAATCACTCTACTCGTAAAGTATTATGGGATGTTCCGACATATAGAGTTGGTGATTTGGGAGAGTTGCAAATCGGTATACCAATTTCCGCTAAGAGCGAAAAAAAAGGGGGACTTCCATATATCCGTGTACAGGATTTAGATGATGAAAGCCTTTATGTTCTAAACGAAGAACTTGTCTATATTGTCGATGAATCAGTTGAGGAGAAACTTTCAAAAGCAATCTTAGTAAGAGATAATATTTTAATTTCGAGGATTGGTAATTTTGGTAGGAGTGCTTTAGTACAGCAGGAATTAGATGGTGCGGTGGCAAATCATAATTTGGCTATCTTAAGACTTAAAGAAGGGGAGATCTTGCCAAAGTTTTTGGCTTACTTTTTAAAAACTAAATGGGCAAAGCAACAATTTAGCACTTATGCAACTGGTTTAGTTCTACAGGCAAATTTTCTGAAGGAATTAACAATTCCCGTCCCAAGTCTTGAACAACAACAACTTATTGTTGAGTTTATTGAACAAAAGATCTCTGCTAATAGAATAGATGAACTAGAGAAAGAAACATTACGTTTCAAACATCAAATTGAGTGTGTGGAAAAGGTTTATAAGTCGTTTATTCGTGGAGACAAAAGGGGGGTAGTTCAGTTAGCAACAGGGGCTGGGAAAACAAGTATCATTACCGCTTTGATTAGAAGACTTATTGAACTAAAACAGGTAAAAAGGGTTCTGTATTTAGCGGATCGGAGGATCTTAGCAGAACAGTTTCGACAGGCTTTTAAAGAAAAGAGTATTAATTTTCCGTGTTATTCAATAAAACTTGATAATGTTAAAAGTGATAACGGAGTCTGGATAGGTGTAATAAATGAAGTTAATCAAATTTCAAATGAAACTTTCGATCTCATTATTTTAGATGGGTTTAGTCCCGCTTGGTCGAAGTTTCATAATGAAGAAACAAAAGGTTATGTATTAGGTATTACTTCAACTACTCCTAACTTTTTACAAGATTATAATGAGGGGGCTCATTCATGGAAACATGATGAACCTTTGTACGTCTATACTTTTAATCAAGCAATTCTTGATAACTTAAACATTGGTATGAAAAATGAGCAAGAGCAAAAGGAATGA
- a CDS encoding ATP-dependent helicase, with product MSNDKKSAETISNQLNDQQLKVVKTTEGPLLIIAGPGSGKTFTIVERICYLITEKKIPTENILVATFTEKAAQELVTRVSNRLIELGVNVNLNEMYIGTLHSIFLRILEEYRDFTRLKSNYRLMDQFDQQYFLYQNISKFETTPNVETIIGEPTEVPRWERAESLMKWVNKVGEECISSDTLSSSHDIKVKALGECVGLYHDLLLEENVLDFSTIQIETLKLLENNPEIVDSLQSKIKYLMVDEYQDTNTIQEQILFILTGSTNNICVVGDDDQGLYRFRGASIRNILEFPSKFPTGMCQQIELTTNYRSHPKIINFYNEWMNLNDWSDRGNNFRFQKVIQPREDDFCDTATVIRVSGQDSHDNWHGETLRFLNSLKSSGKLSDWNQVAFLFKSVKSRRVVGLATFLENNGIPVYSPRSNMFFDREETKLMLGALIFLFPQFQSVRKWNASASLKVWDYYDECFGEFASHLRKSENRELLIWCRHRAKDHLHLTSNTDYAFSRLLYELLQFPLFSKYLNESSTTGVLDSRPARNLALFSQLLTKFEYLHNISVFTRNYIDKNIRDLFNQFFRFLIEGGINEYEDSSEYAPSGCVSFLTIHQSKGLEFPIVIAGSLNASPRKQYTELDELLQNEYYNKPPYEPIEKTKLYDFWRLYYTAFSRAQNLLVLSCQEHIPKSRGEKKSPSKYFEPLYSTVPNWTESTFDLNKLDFERVKGVNIKKEYSFTSHISLFENCAVQYRFFKELEFSPVRQSATLFGTVVHQTIEDIHKRALRNEEHLITQKQIETWFNKNYSSLAKRERVYLAPQIQAVALKQVLQYAQRHENNWEHIQEAEVDVSLVKENYILKGTIDLIRGKDDTVEIVDFKSEKKPDLFRERDKIDRYRRQLEVYAHLIEERIGKEVTKLHLYYTGEKDGNPYLSFNKDKKSIKTTISTFDKIVEKIEGKKFSVTERPVKICQECDMRFYCDRQ from the coding sequence ATGTCAAATGATAAAAAAAGTGCGGAAACAATATCTAACCAATTGAACGATCAACAGTTGAAAGTAGTAAAAACAACAGAAGGACCTCTTTTGATTATTGCGGGTCCTGGGTCTGGTAAAACTTTTACCATTGTCGAAAGGATATGTTATTTAATCACTGAAAAGAAAATTCCTACGGAAAATATTTTAGTTGCTACATTCACAGAAAAAGCTGCACAAGAGTTAGTAACCCGAGTCTCAAATAGATTAATTGAATTAGGTGTAAATGTTAACCTTAACGAGATGTATATTGGAACTTTACATTCAATTTTTTTAAGAATTTTAGAAGAATACAGAGATTTCACTAGACTTAAGTCAAATTATAGACTAATGGATCAATTTGACCAGCAGTATTTTTTATACCAAAATATCTCTAAATTTGAAACTACTCCAAACGTTGAAACAATCATAGGTGAACCAACAGAGGTACCACGTTGGGAACGAGCAGAGTCCTTAATGAAATGGGTTAACAAAGTGGGAGAAGAATGTATCTCTTCCGATACTTTATCCTCCTCACATGATATAAAAGTCAAGGCATTAGGGGAGTGTGTTGGTCTTTATCATGATCTGTTACTAGAAGAAAATGTACTTGATTTTTCAACAATTCAAATAGAGACTCTAAAATTGTTAGAAAATAACCCAGAAATTGTTGATTCATTACAAAGCAAAATAAAGTATTTAATGGTTGATGAATATCAAGATACAAATACGATTCAAGAGCAAATCCTATTTATTCTTACAGGAAGTACAAATAATATTTGTGTAGTGGGGGACGATGACCAGGGGCTCTATAGGTTTAGAGGTGCCTCCATTAGAAATATACTAGAATTCCCTTCTAAGTTCCCTACTGGGATGTGTCAACAAATAGAATTAACAACAAATTACCGCTCTCATCCTAAGATAATTAATTTTTATAATGAATGGATGAATTTGAATGATTGGTCGGATAGAGGTAATAATTTTCGTTTTCAAAAAGTAATCCAACCAAGAGAAGATGATTTTTGTGATACTGCAACGGTTATTAGAGTCTCAGGACAAGATTCACATGATAATTGGCATGGTGAGACCCTTCGATTTCTGAATAGCTTAAAATCGTCAGGGAAATTAAGTGATTGGAACCAAGTTGCTTTCTTGTTTAAATCAGTAAAAAGCAGAAGGGTTGTAGGTCTAGCTACGTTCTTAGAGAATAATGGTATACCCGTTTATTCACCCAGATCAAACATGTTTTTTGATCGCGAAGAAACCAAATTAATGTTGGGTGCCTTAATATTCTTATTTCCACAATTTCAGTCAGTAAGAAAATGGAATGCTAGTGCTTCACTAAAAGTGTGGGACTATTATGATGAATGTTTTGGTGAGTTTGCAAGTCATCTAAGAAAATCAGAAAATAGAGAGTTGTTGATCTGGTGTAGGCATAGAGCTAAGGACCACCTACATTTAACTAGTAATACGGATTACGCATTTTCACGACTTTTATATGAGTTGTTACAATTCCCTTTATTTAGTAAATACCTAAATGAGTCTAGCACTACAGGGGTCCTGGATAGTAGACCAGCGCGTAACCTTGCCCTTTTTTCCCAGTTGCTTACAAAATTTGAATATCTACACAATATTTCTGTTTTCACTCGTAATTATATTGATAAAAATATAAGAGATTTGTTCAATCAATTTTTTCGTTTCCTTATCGAGGGTGGAATAAATGAATATGAGGATTCATCCGAATACGCTCCAAGCGGCTGTGTCTCCTTTTTAACTATTCATCAATCAAAAGGATTAGAATTTCCTATAGTAATTGCGGGATCTTTAAATGCTAGTCCAAGAAAGCAGTATACTGAGTTGGATGAATTACTGCAGAATGAGTACTATAATAAACCACCATATGAACCTATTGAAAAAACAAAACTATATGATTTTTGGAGGCTTTACTATACAGCTTTTTCACGGGCTCAAAATTTACTGGTCTTATCTTGTCAAGAGCATATTCCTAAAAGCCGTGGAGAGAAAAAATCACCCTCAAAATATTTTGAACCACTGTACAGTACCGTTCCTAATTGGACAGAATCTACATTTGATCTAAACAAATTAGATTTCGAGAGAGTAAAAGGTGTTAATATAAAAAAGGAATACTCCTTTACTTCACACATTTCCTTATTCGAGAACTGTGCCGTTCAATATCGTTTTTTTAAAGAGCTTGAGTTTTCTCCAGTTAGGCAAAGTGCTACTTTGTTTGGAACGGTGGTCCATCAAACAATTGAAGATATTCATAAAAGAGCATTAAGAAATGAAGAGCATCTTATAACTCAAAAACAAATTGAAACTTGGTTCAATAAGAATTATTCAAGTTTGGCTAAGAGAGAGCGGGTGTATTTGGCGCCACAAATCCAAGCTGTTGCACTTAAGCAAGTTCTGCAATATGCACAGCGGCATGAAAATAATTGGGAACATATTCAGGAAGCAGAAGTGGATGTATCATTGGTTAAAGAAAATTATATTTTAAAAGGGACTATTGACCTTATACGTGGTAAAGACGACACTGTTGAAATTGTAGATTTTAAATCAGAAAAAAAACCTGATCTATTTCGAGAACGTGATAAAATTGACCGTTATCGCCGCCAACTAGAAGTATATGCCCATTTAATTGAGGAACGCATTGGGAAAGAGGTTACAAAACTTCATCTCTATTATACTGGTGAGAAGGACGGAAATCCCTATTTGAGTTTTAATAAGGATAAAAAATCAATAAAAACTACAATATCCACCTTTGATAAAATTGTAGAAAAAATAGAGGGAAAAAAGTTTTCTGTTACTGAAAGACCAGTTAAAATATGTCAAGAATGTGATATGCGTTTTTATTGCGACAGGCAATAA
- a CDS encoding site-specific DNA-methyltransferase, with the protein MDEQKSLDLNVDTAPVESVEKYKFEPIKGYPMLHWKGKVPFRSTQFYPAQLKEKHGEEVDGWINQIYWGDNLQVMSHLLKNYRGEIKLIYIDPPFDSKAEYKKKISVKGKSTTNDQTAFEEKQYTDIWNNDDYLQFMYQRLILMRELLAPDGSIYVHCDWHKNHYLRCILDEVFGPDNIRNEIIWSYFGFKRSTTRKFPQKHDTILSYTKTSDYDWTVQYRPHGEDYIKRFKKDENGRLYRDDVNPTGGGARIIYLDEVKGDIIDSVWDDIPPVNPVAKEREGYPTQKPEALIERIILSSTKPGDIVFDCFMGSGTAQAVAMKLGRKFIGADINLGAIRTTTKRILNTRKEILKKPDAYTVNDEENDYYVDKLYTGFNVYNVNHYDVFRNPVQARDLLLEALEVQPLDRSTIYDGEKDGRMVKIMPVNRVATKADLNDLITGFDYKTFEKRKDEHPNQPVEKLSLICMGHEPDLAAALQNEVDYKLDIEVVDILRHKSKLEFKRDSEAEIVIKDSHLVVEEFFPMNLLQKLSLLQEDVEDWRELVESILIDWNYDGVVFEPTIVDIPGKNEFVIGKYEVPEDAGTIRIKITDLLSETLEVSIKNA; encoded by the coding sequence ATGGATGAACAAAAGTCTTTAGATTTAAATGTAGATACAGCACCTGTAGAATCGGTAGAAAAATATAAGTTTGAACCAATAAAAGGTTATCCTATGCTTCATTGGAAAGGGAAAGTTCCTTTTCGTTCAACGCAATTCTATCCTGCACAATTAAAAGAAAAGCATGGAGAAGAAGTTGACGGATGGATTAACCAGATTTATTGGGGAGATAATCTTCAGGTAATGAGCCACCTTTTGAAAAATTATAGAGGGGAAATTAAGTTAATATATATCGATCCTCCCTTTGATTCTAAGGCGGAATATAAAAAGAAAATTAGCGTAAAGGGCAAGTCAACAACAAATGATCAAACTGCATTTGAAGAGAAACAGTACACTGATATTTGGAATAATGATGATTATTTACAATTTATGTATCAAAGATTGATCTTAATGAGAGAGCTATTAGCTCCAGATGGCTCAATCTATGTTCATTGTGATTGGCATAAGAATCACTATTTAAGGTGTATTTTGGATGAGGTGTTTGGACCTGATAATATTAGGAATGAGATAATATGGTCATACTTTGGTTTCAAGCGTTCGACTACAAGGAAATTCCCTCAAAAACATGACACTATACTTTCTTATACCAAAACGTCTGATTATGATTGGACCGTTCAGTATCGACCGCATGGTGAGGATTATATTAAACGATTCAAAAAAGATGAAAATGGACGATTGTATCGTGACGATGTTAATCCAACAGGAGGAGGTGCAAGAATAATCTACCTAGACGAAGTTAAAGGCGATATTATTGACTCTGTCTGGGATGATATTCCTCCTGTTAATCCAGTGGCAAAAGAAAGAGAAGGTTATCCAACTCAAAAACCTGAGGCTTTAATTGAACGTATTATTTTGTCCTCAACTAAACCAGGTGATATTGTTTTTGATTGCTTTATGGGTTCGGGTACTGCTCAAGCAGTAGCAATGAAATTGGGACGAAAGTTCATTGGAGCTGATATTAATCTAGGAGCTATCAGAACTACAACAAAAAGGATATTGAATACAAGAAAAGAAATCTTAAAAAAGCCTGACGCTTATACAGTAAATGATGAAGAAAATGATTATTACGTAGATAAATTATATACAGGCTTTAATGTATATAATGTTAATCATTATGATGTATTCCGAAATCCAGTTCAGGCGCGTGATTTACTACTAGAAGCATTAGAGGTCCAACCGCTTGATAGGAGCACTATATACGATGGTGAAAAGGACGGAAGAATGGTAAAAATTATGCCTGTCAACCGAGTTGCAACTAAAGCTGATTTAAATGACTTAATTACAGGTTTTGATTATAAAACTTTTGAAAAGAGAAAAGATGAGCACCCAAACCAACCAGTAGAAAAACTTTCTTTAATATGTATGGGGCATGAACCTGATCTAGCTGCAGCTCTTCAAAATGAAGTTGACTATAAACTCGACATAGAGGTTGTCGATATATTACGGCATAAATCAAAACTTGAATTTAAAAGAGATTCAGAGGCTGAAATTGTTATAAAAGACTCACATCTTGTGGTTGAAGAATTTTTCCCTATGAACTTATTGCAGAAATTAAGTTTACTTCAAGAAGATGTTGAGGATTGGAGGGAATTAGTTGAATCCATATTAATTGATTGGAATTATGATGGGGTTGTCTTTGAGCCGACAATTGTTGACATCCCAGGGAAAAACGAGTTTGTTATTGGGAAATACGAAGTTCCTGAAGATGCAGGTACCATTAGGATAAAAATTACGGACCTTTTGTCTGAGACTCTAGAGGTGAGTATAAAAAATGCCTAA